The Medicago truncatula cultivar Jemalong A17 chromosome 4, MtrunA17r5.0-ANR, whole genome shotgun sequence genome includes a region encoding these proteins:
- the LOC25491361 gene encoding pleiotropic drug resistance protein 1: protein MEGSDIYSASNSLRFSMRSSSTTGWRNGTMEAFAKSSRREEDDDEEALKWAALEKLPTYNRLRKGLLATSRGVANEVDITDLGFQEKQKLLDRLINVAEEGNEKFLLKLKERIDRVGIEIPAIEVRYEHLNVEAEAFVGGRALPTLLNSVTNTVESILISLHILTSRKKQMTILKDVSGIVKPRRMTLLLGPPSSGKTTLLLALSGKLDPNLKVSGRVTYNGHGMDEFVPQRTAAYISQHDVHIGEMTVRETLAFSARCQGVGSRYDLLAELSRREKEANIKPDPDVDVFMKAMATGGQQESVATDYVLKLLGLDVCADTMVGNEMLRGISGGQRKRVTTGEMLVGPANALFMDEISTGLDSSTTFQIVRSLQQYVHILNGTTVISLLQPAPETYELFDDIILISDGQIVYQGPREHILEFFESVGFKCPERKGAADFLQEVTSKKDQEQYWVDREKPYRFVTVTQFAEAFQSYHVGRKTGDELAIPFDKSKNHPAALTTKKYGVNKKELLKANFSREYLLMKRNSFVYIFKICQLLLMATIAMTLFLRTEMHRDSLNGGGVYSGALFFAVVMIMFNGMAELSMTIAKLPSFYKQRDLLFFPSWAYAIPTWILKIPITFLEVAAWVFLTYYVIGFDPNVTRLLKQYLLLLLINQMASGLFRAIAALGRNMIVANTFGSFALLALLTLGGFVMSRKDIKSWWIWGYWISPLMYGQNAIMVNEFLGDSWNHFTPNSNKTLGIQVLESRGFFTEAYWYWIGIGALTGFMFLFNILFTVALTYLDPFDKPQATINEESEDSTTNGTTQEVELPRIASSGGSNGADPSQRERRGMVLPFEPHSIAFDDVVYSVDMPQEMKVQGVLEDRLVLLKGVSGAFRPGVLTALMGVSGAGKTTLMDVLAGRKTGGYIDGSIKISGYPKKQETFARISGYCEQNDIHSPHVTVYESLVYSAWLRLPADVDSNTRKMFIEEVMELVELNPLRNSLVGLPGVNGLSTEQRKRLTIAVELVANPSIIFMDEPTSGLDARAAAIVMRTVRNTVDTGRTVVCTIHQPSIDIFEAFDELFLMKRGGEEIYVGPLGRHSSQLIKYFESIEGVSKIKDGYNPATWMLEVSSSAQELTLGIDFHHAYKNSELYRRNKQLIEELGKPAPGSNDLYFSAQYSQSFLVQCLACLWKQHWSYWRNPPYTSVRFFFTVFIGLMFGTIFWDLGRKYSKRQDLFNALGSMYTAVLFLGVQNSSAVQPVVAVERSVFYRERAAGMYSALPYAFAQVLIELPYIFVQAASYGVIVYAMIGFEWTVAKFLWYIFFMYCTLCYFTFYGMMAVAITPNHHVASIVAAAFYAIWNLFSGFIVPRPMIPVWWRWYYWGCPVSWTLYGLIASQFGDITKIMESENESVQEFIRSYFGMKHDFIGVCAVVVVGTAVLFACIFAVSIKVFNFQRR from the exons ATGGAAGGAAGTGATATATATAGTGCAAGTAATAGTCTCCGGTTTAGCATGAGAAGTTCTTCTACTACAGGTTGGAGAAACGGTACAATGGAGGCTTTTGCAAAGTCTTCGCGGCgcgaagaagatgatgatgaagaagctcTTAAATGGGCTGCACTTGAAAAACTCCCTACTTATAACCGTTTGAGGAAAGGATTGTTGGCGACATCGCGTGGAGTTGCTAATGAGGTTGATATAACAGATCTTGGATTTCAAGAGAAACAGAAACTCTTGGATAGGTTGATTAATGTTGCTGAAGAGGGAAATGAAAAGTTTTTGTTGAAGCTCAAGGAAAGAATTGATAG aGTTGGGATTGAGATTCCAGCAATTGAAGTTAGATATGAGCACCTAAATGTTGAGGCAGAAGCTTTTGTGGGAGGCAGGGCTTTGCCAACTTTGTTGAACTCGGTTACTAACACAGTCGAG AGTATCTTGATTTCCCTCCATATTCTCACAAGCAGAAAGAAACAAATGACTATCCTTAAAGATGTAAGTGGAATAGTCAAACCTCGCAGGATGACACTGCTTCTTGGTCCTCCAAGTTCTGGAAAGACCACACTTCTTTTGGCTTTGTCAGGAAAGCTTGATCCCAATCTCAAG GTATCAGGGAGAGTAACTTATAATGGACATGGGATGGATGAATTTGTACCTCAGAGAACTGCTGCATATATTAGTCAACATGATGTTCATATTGGAGAAATGACTGTGAGGGAAACCTTGGCTTTCTCAGCAAGGTGCCAAGGTGTCGGATCACGTTATG ACTTGTTGGCTGAGCTGTCTAGAAGAGAAAAGGAAGCAAATATTAAGCCAGACCCAGATGTTGATGTCTTCATGAAG GCAATGGCAACTGGAGGCCAACAGGAAAGTGTAGCAACTGATTATGTACTAAAG CTTTTGGGATTGGATGTATGTGCTGACACTATGGTGGGGAATGAAATGTTGCGTGGTATTTCCGGAGGTCAAAGAAAGCGAGTTACCACAGGAGAGATGTTGGTCGGGCCAGCAAATGCATTATTCATGGATGAAATATCTACTGGTTTGGACAGTTCCACAACTTTCCAAATTGTGAGATCTCTTCAGCAATATGTTCACATTCTTAATGGAACCACAGTTATCTCTTTACTCCAACCAGCACCTGAGACTTATGAACTTTTTGATGACATTATTCTTATATCTGATGGTCAAATTGTCTACCAAGGACCTCGCGAACatattcttgaattttttgaaTCAGTTGGTTTCAAATGTCCTGAGAGGAAAGGTGCAGCGGACTTTCTTCAAGAA GTAACTTCAAAGAAGGATCAAGAGCAGTATTGGGTTGACAGAGAAAAACCATACAGGTTTGTAACTGTTACTCAATTTGCTGAGGCATTTCAATCATACCATGTTGGAAGGAAAACAGGAGATGAGCTTGCAATTCCATTTGACAAGTCTAAGAATCATCCAGCAGCATTAACAACTAAAAAGTACGGTGTTAACAAGAAAGAACTGTTAAAGGCTAACTTCTCAAGAGAGTATTTGCTTATGAAAAGAAATTCCTTTGTTTACATCTTCAAGATATGTCAG CTTCTCCTCATGGCAACAATTGCAATGACACTATTTTTAAGAACTGAGATGCACCGTGATTCCTTGAATGGTGGAGGTGTCTATTCTGGTGCTTTATTTTTCGCAGTAGTTATGATTATGTTTAATGGAATGGCCGAACTTTCAATGACCATTGCTAAGCTTCCTAGTTTCTACAAGCAAAGAGACCTTCTGTTTTTTCCTTCATGGGCATATGCTATACCTACATGGATCCTCAAGATTCCTATTACCTTTCTGGAAGTTGCTGCTTGGGTTTTTCTCACCTATTACGTAATAGGATTCGATCCAAATGTTACGAG GTTACTAAAGCAGTATCTTCTGCTATTACTGATAAACCAAATGGCTTCTGGACTATTTCGAGCTATTGCAGCACTTGGTAGAAACATGATTGTGGCCAATACATTTGGGTCCTTTGCACTTCTCGCACTTCTTACATTAGGTGGCTTCGTTATGTCCAGAA AGGATATCAAAAGTTGGTGGATTTGGGGTTACTGGATTTCACCTTTGATGTATGGACAAAATGCTATAATGGTGAATGAATTCCTTGGAGATAGTTGGAACCAT TTTACACCAAATTCAAATAAAACACTAGGAATTCAAGTTTTGGAGTCACGTGGATTCTTCACAGAGGCATATTGGTATTGGATAGGGATTGGAGCATTAACAGGATTTATGTTTCTTTTCAACATATTATTCACTGTGGCTCTCACTTACCTTGATC CATTTGACAAGCCACAAGCAACAATAAATGAAGAATCAGAAGACAGCACAACAAATGGCACTACCCAAGAAGTTGAATTACCACGTATAG CAAGTTCAGGAGGATCAAATGGTGCGGACCCTAGccaaagagagagaagaggaatgGTTCTTCCTTTTGAACCACATTCTATAGCCTTTGACGATGTTGTATATTCTGTTGACATGCCACAG GAAATGAAGGTTCAAGGGGTACTAGAGGATAGATTAGTACTTTTGAAGGGTGTTAGTGGTGCATTTAGGCCTGGTGTTCTCACAGCCTTAATGGGAGTTAGTGGAGCTGGTAAAACTACTTTAATGGATGTTTTGGCTGGTAGGAAAACTGGTGGTTATATTGACGGGAGCATAAAAATTTCTGGGTACCCTAAAAAACAAGAAACGTTTGCTCGAATCTCTGGTTATTGTGAGCAGAATGATATCCATTCTCCTCATGTTACTGTCTATGAGTCACTGGTCTACTCGGCCTGGCTTCGTTTACCAGCAGACGTTGATTCAAATACCAGAAAG ATGTTCATTGAGGAAGTCATGGAACTAGTGGAGCTCAACCCATTGAGAAACTCTTTGGTTGGTTTGCCTGGTGTGAATGGTCTTTCAACCGAACAACGCAAGAGGCTAACTATTGCAGTTGAATTAGTGGCCAATCCATCCATAATTTTCATGGATGAGCCTACATCTGGATTAGATGCTAGAGCTGCTGCAATTGTTATGCGAACCGTTAGGAACACGGTTGACACAGGAAGAACAGTTGTTTGCACCATTCATCAACCAAGTATTGACATATTCGAAGCTTTTGATGAG TTATTCCTCATGAAACGCGGAGGAGAAGAAATATATGTTGGACCGCTGGGTCGTCATTCTAGTCAATTGATCAAGTATTTTGAG AGCATTGAAGGGGTTAGTAAAATCAAAGATGGCTATAATCCAGCAACTTGGATGTTGGAAGTTTCGAGTTCAGCACAAGAACTTACTCTAGGAATTGATTTTCATCATGCATACAAAAATTCTGAGTTGTACAG GAGAAACAAGCAACTTATAGAAGAATTAGGCAAACCTGCACCTGGTTCAAATGATCTTTATTTCTCTGCCCAATACTCACAATCATTTTTAGTCCAATGTTTGGCTTGCTTATGGAAACAACATTGGTCATATTGGCGCAACCCGCCATACACTTCTGTGAGGTTTTTCTTCACTGTTTTCATAGGCTTGATGTTTGGAACAATATTTTGGGATCTTGGAAGGAAATA CTCAAAGAGACAAGACCTGTTTAATGCCCTCGGTTCGATGTATACTGCTGTTCTCTTCCTTGGGGTCCAGAATTCATCAGCTGTACAACCAGTGGTAGCAGTTGAAAGATCTGTGTTCTATAGAGAAAGAGCTGCTGGGATGTATTCTGCCTTACCTTATGCATTTGCACAg GTTTTAATAGAACTACCTTATATTTTCGTCCAAGCTGCATCATATGGTGTGATAGTTTATGCCATGATTGGATTTGAGTGGACTGTAGCGAAGTTCTTATGGTACATATTTTTCATGTACTGTACATTATGCTACTTCACCTTCTATGGTATGATGGCTGTAGCAATTACTCCAAATCACCATGTCGCATCAATCGTGGCTGCTGCATTTTACGCAATTTGGAATCTTTTTTCAGGATTTATCGTTCCGCGACCT ATGATTCCTGTCTGGTGGAGATGGTACTACTGGGGCTGTCCAGTGTCTTGGACACTATACGGACTGATTGCATCACAATTTGGAGATATAACCAAAATCATGGAATCAGAGAATGAGTCAGTTCAAGAATTCATAAGAAGTTATTTTGGTATGAAGCATGACTTCATAGGAGTTTGTGCAGTTGTGGTTGTTGGGACTGCAGTGTTGTTTGCATGTATTTTTGCTGTCTCAATCAAGGTCTTCAACTTCCAAAGACGGTAG